One region of Triticum aestivum cultivar Chinese Spring chromosome 6B, IWGSC CS RefSeq v2.1, whole genome shotgun sequence genomic DNA includes:
- the LOC123137851 gene encoding uncharacterized protein has protein sequence MMRRGPRWAAPHFPPATTSELGATAASSSSTIQLQIFPFLPSFTCKPNQTKHPLLLPFPWHLKAPLARSSTPHRQPCPASDPRPNAAAPPTATLPKMQRQLNLSPAPKQQQHDDGDGGDAVEAVPLWVPEQSAEAKADKAPGGRPERSIHLIPLLTFLCFLLLFLCSHAPSSSDMSSFGGGGGGAGGRKAGNRRLMML, from the exons ATGATGCGCCGCGGCCCGCGGTGGGCGGCTCCGCATTTCCCACCAGCTACGACCTCCGAGTTAGGCGCCACAGCAGCATCATCTTCGAGCACTATTCAACTGCAGATAtttcccttccttccttccttcacttgcaaaccaaaccaaaccaagcacCCGCTGCTGCTTCCTTTCCCGTGGCATTTAAAAGCGCCCCTCGCCCGCTCGTCCACCCCACACCGTCAACCCTGCCCCGCCTCCGACCCCAGACCAAACGCGGCAGCTCCACCGACAGCAACCCTTCCCAAGATGCAGCGGCAGCTCAACCTCTCGCCGgcgccgaagcagcagcagcacgacgacggcgacggcggcgacgcggTGGAGGCGGTGCCGCTGTGGGTGCCCGAGCAGTCCGCGGaggccaaggccgacaaggcgccCGGCGGCCGCCCGGAGAGGTCCATCCACCTCATCCCGCTGCTCAccttcctctgcttcctcctcctcttcctctgctcCCACGCCCCTTCCTCCTCCG ATATGTCGAgcttcggcggtggcggcggcggcgccggcggacgGAAGGCTGGCAACCGGAGGCTGATGATGCTATAA
- the LOC123137850 gene encoding binding partner of ACD11 1 isoform X2, with the protein MFSTVKVHNVSLQASERVIKEFFSFSGDIVHVEMQSGDKRSQFAYITFRDEQEAERAMLLTGATIVDMAIIITPATNYQLPAAVLADLESKSPSSIEAALRKAEDVAGSMLAKGFILGKDAVEKAKTFDETHQLTSTASAKVSSIDKSLGLSEKISTSTIVVNEKMKEMDEKYQVAEKTKSALVAAEQTVSTAGSKIMRHRYILTGAAWVTGAYSKVATTATEAYNKERAMAEQEDELAKSSEEAGQESKCQESDPAKVPVPENTETGQMADQEGECPKTNKPEDTEMGNGEQKGQDAEIAKAQTQENTGITAEEHKHREAELPKASTPESFLMTEQTEQEHKQPVTEVANSDIPSSPVTIPVCMATDDANSSNSPKKPGPA; encoded by the exons ATGTTTAGCACAGTAAAGGTCCACAATGTCTCACTTCAAGCATCAGAACGAGTTATCAAGGAGTTCTTTAGCTTTTCTGGTGACATCGTACATGTCGAAATGCAAAG TGGTGATAAGCGTTCTCAGTTCGCCTACATCACCTTCAGAGATGAGCAAGAAGCGGAGAGGGCAATGCTTTTGACA GGCGCGACTATAGtggatatggctatcatcatcacCCCAGCCACAAATTACCAGCTGCCAGCAGCCGTTTTAGCTGATTTAGAG TCAAAAAGTCCTAGTAGCATAGAAGCTGCCCTTCGAAAGGCGGAGGATGTTGCTGGTTCCATGTTGGCCAAAGGATTTATTCTTGGCAAGGACGCCGTTGAAAAGGCAAAGACTTTTGATGAAACACATCAGCTCACGTCGACTGCAAGTGCTAAAGTATCTTCCATTGATAAGAGTCTGGGCCTCAGTGAGAAGATCAGCACTAGCACCATAGTGGTGAATGAGAAAATGAAGGAAATGGATGAGAAATACCAGGTTGCAGAGAAGACCAAGTCTGCATTGGTAGCTGCGGAGCAGACCGTTTCTACTGCTGGTTCCAAGATCATGAGACACAGATATATCCTTACCGGCGCAGCATGGGTAACTGGTGCCTACAGCAAAGTTGCGACGACTGCGACTGAGGCCTACAACAAGGAAAGGGCGATGGCTGAGCAGGAAGATGAACTCGCGAAGAGTTCTGAAGAGGCAGGACAAGAGAGCAAGTGTCAGGAAAGTGATCCAGCTAAGGTGCCTGTTCCAGAAAATACTGAAACGGGCCAAATGGCTGATCAGGAGGGCGAATGTCCAAAGACCAACAAACCAGAAGATACTGAAATGGGTAATGGTGAGCAGAAAGGTCAAGATGCTGAAATCGCAAAGGCCCAAACTCAAGAAAACACTGGAATAACAGCCGAGGAGCATAAGCATCGGGAGGCTGAGTTACCGAAGGCCAGCACGCCTGAAAGTTTTCTGATGACTGAGCAAACTGAGCAGGAACACAAGCAACCGGTCACTGAAGTTGCAAACAGCGATATTCCAAGCAGCCCTGTAACCATCCCCGTCTGCATGGCCACTGATGATGCAAATTCTAGCAATTCCCCAAAGAAGCCCGGACCTGCCTAG
- the LOC123137850 gene encoding binding partner of ACD11 1 isoform X1 translates to MLINSFMFIPFFKTSMFSTVKVHNVSLQASERVIKEFFSFSGDIVHVEMQSGDKRSQFAYITFRDEQEAERAMLLTGATIVDMAIIITPATNYQLPAAVLADLESKSPSSIEAALRKAEDVAGSMLAKGFILGKDAVEKAKTFDETHQLTSTASAKVSSIDKSLGLSEKISTSTIVVNEKMKEMDEKYQVAEKTKSALVAAEQTVSTAGSKIMRHRYILTGAAWVTGAYSKVATTATEAYNKERAMAEQEDELAKSSEEAGQESKCQESDPAKVPVPENTETGQMADQEGECPKTNKPEDTEMGNGEQKGQDAEIAKAQTQENTGITAEEHKHREAELPKASTPESFLMTEQTEQEHKQPVTEVANSDIPSSPVTIPVCMATDDANSSNSPKKPGPA, encoded by the exons ATGCTAATTAATTCCTTCATGTTCATTCCATTTTTCAAGACAAGCATGTTTAGCACAGTAAAGGTCCACAATGTCTCACTTCAAGCATCAGAACGAGTTATCAAGGAGTTCTTTAGCTTTTCTGGTGACATCGTACATGTCGAAATGCAAAG TGGTGATAAGCGTTCTCAGTTCGCCTACATCACCTTCAGAGATGAGCAAGAAGCGGAGAGGGCAATGCTTTTGACA GGCGCGACTATAGtggatatggctatcatcatcacCCCAGCCACAAATTACCAGCTGCCAGCAGCCGTTTTAGCTGATTTAGAG TCAAAAAGTCCTAGTAGCATAGAAGCTGCCCTTCGAAAGGCGGAGGATGTTGCTGGTTCCATGTTGGCCAAAGGATTTATTCTTGGCAAGGACGCCGTTGAAAAGGCAAAGACTTTTGATGAAACACATCAGCTCACGTCGACTGCAAGTGCTAAAGTATCTTCCATTGATAAGAGTCTGGGCCTCAGTGAGAAGATCAGCACTAGCACCATAGTGGTGAATGAGAAAATGAAGGAAATGGATGAGAAATACCAGGTTGCAGAGAAGACCAAGTCTGCATTGGTAGCTGCGGAGCAGACCGTTTCTACTGCTGGTTCCAAGATCATGAGACACAGATATATCCTTACCGGCGCAGCATGGGTAACTGGTGCCTACAGCAAAGTTGCGACGACTGCGACTGAGGCCTACAACAAGGAAAGGGCGATGGCTGAGCAGGAAGATGAACTCGCGAAGAGTTCTGAAGAGGCAGGACAAGAGAGCAAGTGTCAGGAAAGTGATCCAGCTAAGGTGCCTGTTCCAGAAAATACTGAAACGGGCCAAATGGCTGATCAGGAGGGCGAATGTCCAAAGACCAACAAACCAGAAGATACTGAAATGGGTAATGGTGAGCAGAAAGGTCAAGATGCTGAAATCGCAAAGGCCCAAACTCAAGAAAACACTGGAATAACAGCCGAGGAGCATAAGCATCGGGAGGCTGAGTTACCGAAGGCCAGCACGCCTGAAAGTTTTCTGATGACTGAGCAAACTGAGCAGGAACACAAGCAACCGGTCACTGAAGTTGCAAACAGCGATATTCCAAGCAGCCCTGTAACCATCCCCGTCTGCATGGCCACTGATGATGCAAATTCTAGCAATTCCCCAAAGAAGCCCGGACCTGCCTAG
- the LOC123137852 gene encoding uncharacterized protein, producing MAKAGGGLIWATAEDLARNRPVVLSMYRQILRALNSPALPLGHAARLAKKAECRAIFIFGAEERSLHNIQDLLDAARHTLGLLNRGRLP from the coding sequence ATGGCGAAGGCCGGCGGGGGCCTGATCTGGGCGACGGCGGAGGACCTGGCGCGGAACCGGCCGGTGGTGCTGTCCATGTACCGGCAGATCCTGCGGGCGCTCAACTCGCCGGCGCTGCCGCTGGGCCACGCGGCGCGGCTGGCCAAGAAGGCCGAGTGCcgcgccatcttcatcttcggcgccgAGGAGAGGTCGCTGCACAACATCCAGGACCTCCTCGACGCCGCGCGCCATACCCTCGGCCTCCTCAACCGCGGCCGCCTCCCCTAG
- the LOC123137849 gene encoding oligopeptide transporter 4 — MGEIAADERGLAGGKGSEEEEEETSPIEEVRLTVPPGDDPTLPVWTFRMWSIGLLSCALMSFLNQFFSYRTEPLIVTQITVQVASLPMGHFLARVLPRRKFRAPAALGGGEWSLNPGPFNMKEHVLISIFANAGYAFGNGNAYAVMIVDIIRAFYGRSISFIAAWLLITTTQVLGYGWAGLMRKYVVEPAHMWWPSTLVQVSLFRALHEKEESPKGSRQISRSKFFLVALICSFVWYVVPGYLFPALTSISWICWVFSKSVTAQQLGSGMKGLGIGAFTLDWSAVSSFLFSPLISPFFATANIFVGYFCFLYVLVPTAYWGMNLYNAKTFPIFSSHLFMSNGSAYQITDIVNQQFQLDTEAYARLGRINLSTFFALSYGLSFATIASTITHVGIFYGKEIYHRFRASQQEEPDIHTKLMRKYDDIPAWWFYSLTVLSMTVSLILCTVLKDQVQLPWWGLLFACGMAFVFTLPISIITATTNQTPGLNVITEYAMGLIMPGYPIANVCFKVYGYMSMSQAVAFLSDFKLGHYMKIPPRSMFIVQFAGTLVAGTVNLSVAWWLLGSVENICQDQLLPPDSPWTCPGDRVFFDASVIWGLVGPKRIFGPHGNYEAVNWFFLIGAAGPVIVYIFHRIFPSQRWILMINLPVLIGATANMPPATAVNYNSWLLIGTIFNFFVFRYRKKWWQRYNYILSAALDAGVAFMAVLLYFTLTMENRTVNWWGTAGEHCPLASCPTAKGVDLGPDSVCPVF, encoded by the exons ATGGGTGAGATAGCGGCGGACGAGCGCGGGCTCGCCGGCGGCAAggggtcggaggaggaggaggaggagacgtccccgatcGAGGAGGTGCGGCTGACGGTGCCCCCCGGCGACGACCCGACGCTGCCGGTGTGGACGTTCCGGATGTGGAGCATCGGGCTGCTCTCCTGCGCGCTCATGAGCTTCCTCAACCAGTTCTTCTCCTACCGGACGGAGCCGCTGATCGTGACCCAGATCACGGTGCAGGTGGCGTCGCTGCCCATGGGCCACTTCCTGGCCCGCGTGCTGCCGCGCCGCAAGTTCCGGGCGCCGGCGGCCCTCGGCGGCGGGGAGTGGAGCCTCAACCCTGGGCCCTTCAACATGAAGGAGCACGTGCTCATCTCCATCTTCGCCAATGCCGGCTACGCCTTCGGCAACGGCAACGCCTACGCCGTCATGATCGTCGACATCATCCGCGCCTTCTACGGCCGCTCCATCTCCTTCATCGCCGCCTGGCTCCTCATCACCACCACCCAG GTGCTCGGGTACGGGTGGGCGGGGCTGATGCGCAAGTACGTGGTGGAGCCGGCGCACATGTGGTGGCCGAGTACGCTCGTGCAGGTCTCGCTCTTCCG GGCACTGCACGAGAAGGAGGAATCTCCCAAGGGCTCGCGGCAGATCTCCCGCTCCAAGTTCTTCCTGGTGGCCCTCATCTGCAGCTTCGTGTGGTACGTCGTGCCGGGCTACCTCTTCCCGGCGCTCACCTCCATCTCATGGATCTGCTGGGTCTTCTCCAAGTCCGTGACTGCGCAGCAGCTCGGCTCCGGCATGAAGGGCCTGGGTATCGGAGCTTTCACGCTCGACTGGTCGgccgtctcctccttcctcttcagCCCGCTCATCTCGCCCTTCTTCGCCACCGCCAACATCTTCGTCGGCTACTTCTGCTTCCTTTACGTGCTTGTGCCAACGGCGTACTGGGGGATGAACCTCTACAACGCCAAGACGTTCCCCATATTCTCATCGCACCTGTTCATGTCTAACGGATCGGCATATCAAATCACTGACATTGTGAACCAGCAGTTCCAGCTTGACACGGAGGCGTATGCAAGGCTCGGAAGGATAAACCTCAGCACCTTCTTCGCACTGTCTTATGGGCTCAGCTTCGCCACCATTGCATCCACCATCACGCACGTCGGCATCTTCTACGGGAA GGAGATCTACCACCGGTTCCGTGCTTCGCAGCAGGAGGAGCCTGACATCCACACAAAGCTGATGAGGAAGTACGACGACATACCAGCGTGGTGGTTCTACTCACTGACAGTATTGTCGATGACAGTGTCCCTCATCCTCTGCACCGTCCTGAAGGACCAGGTTCAGCTCCCTTGGTGGGGCCTCCTCTTCGCCTGTGGCATGGCCTTCGTCTTCACGCTCCCCATAAGCATCATTACTGCAACCACTAACCAG ACTCCTGGCCTGAATGTCATCACTGAATACGCCATGGGGCTAATAATGCCTGGATACCCCATCGCCAATGTCTGCTTCAAGGTGTACGGCTACATGAGCATGTCGCAGGCAGTTGCATTCCTCTCAGATTTCAAGCTCGGACACTACATGAAGATACCTCCAAGATCAATGTTCATTGTTCAG TTTGCCGGTACACTGGTGGCCGGGACTGTTAACCTCAGCGTGGCATGGTGGCTACTTGGGTCTGTCGAGAACATCTGCCAGGACCAACTGCTGCCACCAGACAGCCCATGGACATGCCCTGGTGACCGTGTCTTCTTTGACGCATCGGTCATCTGGGGCCTTGTTGGCCCGAAGCGCATTTTCGGGCCACATGGTAACTATGAAGCCGTCAACTGGTTCTTCCTCATCGGCGCAGCAGGCCCTGTCATCGTGTACATCTTCCACAGGATATTTCCCAGTCAGAGGTGGATACTGATGATAAACCTGCCGGTGCTCATCGGCGCTACAGCCAACATGCCACCAGCAACAGCCGTGAATTACAACTCATGGCTGCTGATAGGCACCATCTTCAACTTCTTCGTGTTCCGGTACCGGAAGAAGTGGTGGCAGAGGTACAACTACATCCTCTCTGCCGCGCTCGATGCAGGCGTCGCGTTCATGGCAGTGCTGCTGTACTTCACACTGACCATGGAGAACCGGACAGTCAACTGGTGGGGCACGGCAGGTGAGCACTGTCCTCTGGCCTCATGCCCCACTGCTAAAGGGGTGGACTTGGGCCCGGATAGTGTGTGCCCTGTGTTCTAA